The proteins below come from a single Rhodococcus sp. WMMA185 genomic window:
- a CDS encoding flavin-containing monooxygenase — protein MTKSVLRPADPTIPTPRERVDSWLASFESALADRDIDRVAAMFAVDSFWRDLVAFTWNIATVEGRDGVTGMLRARLDGTDPSNFRTGEEPEEVDGVTSALIEFETATGRGKGHLRLRGDQAWTLLTTMEELKGHEERRGTHRVNGAEERAIEERELGYSRRPYVLVIGGGQNGIALGARLRQLRVPALVIDEHERPGDQWRERYKSLCLHDPVWFDHLPYLPFPDNWPVFSPKDKLGDWLEMYTKVMEIPYWGSARCRSAKFDEESKQWTVVLDRVGENVVLHPKHLVLATGLHGKPNIPAFPGREVFRGEQHHSSRHPGPDAYIGKRVVVIGSNNSAHDICQALYENGADVTMVQRSSTHVIKIETLMDLMFGDLYSERALAAGITTEKADLTLASMLFKIMPEFQIPIYEKVAERDKDLYDRLEKVGFKLDFGDDGSGLAMKFLRRGSGYYIDVGASDLVADGSIRLASGQVERLTEDAVVLADGTELPADLVVYATGYRSMSGRVADLMGQEVADKVGKCWGLGSATTKDPGPWEGELRNMWKPTRQEGLWFQCGSLSQARQYSLYLALQLKARYEGIPTPVYGLPQVHHLS, from the coding sequence ATGACGAAGTCGGTTCTGCGGCCTGCGGATCCAACGATTCCGACACCTCGCGAGCGTGTCGATTCGTGGTTGGCGAGCTTCGAGTCCGCTCTCGCTGATCGTGACATCGACCGTGTCGCAGCGATGTTCGCGGTCGACAGTTTCTGGCGTGACCTGGTGGCGTTCACCTGGAATATCGCGACGGTCGAGGGCCGGGACGGTGTGACCGGGATGTTGCGGGCACGGTTGGATGGCACCGATCCGTCGAACTTCCGTACCGGCGAGGAGCCGGAGGAGGTTGATGGTGTCACGTCCGCGTTGATCGAGTTCGAGACGGCGACCGGGCGGGGCAAGGGGCACTTGCGGCTCAGGGGTGATCAGGCGTGGACCCTGCTGACCACGATGGAGGAGCTGAAGGGTCACGAGGAGCGGCGGGGGACACATCGCGTCAACGGTGCGGAAGAGCGTGCGATCGAGGAGCGGGAACTCGGTTACAGTCGCAGGCCGTACGTGCTGGTGATCGGTGGTGGCCAAAACGGGATCGCGTTGGGTGCGCGACTGCGTCAACTCCGCGTTCCGGCGCTTGTCATCGACGAGCACGAACGGCCCGGTGATCAGTGGCGCGAACGGTACAAGTCGCTGTGCCTGCATGATCCGGTGTGGTTCGATCACCTTCCCTATCTGCCCTTTCCCGACAATTGGCCGGTGTTCTCACCGAAGGACAAGCTCGGTGACTGGCTCGAGATGTACACGAAGGTGATGGAGATCCCGTACTGGGGATCGGCCAGGTGTCGGTCGGCGAAGTTCGACGAGGAATCGAAGCAGTGGACCGTCGTCCTGGACCGTGTCGGCGAGAACGTGGTGCTGCACCCGAAGCATCTTGTGCTCGCGACCGGACTGCACGGCAAGCCCAACATCCCGGCCTTTCCCGGTCGGGAGGTTTTCCGCGGCGAGCAGCACCATTCGAGTCGACATCCGGGGCCGGACGCCTACATCGGTAAGCGTGTCGTGGTGATCGGCTCGAATAACTCGGCTCATGACATTTGCCAGGCCTTGTATGAGAACGGTGCCGACGTGACGATGGTGCAGCGCTCCTCCACACATGTCATCAAGATCGAAACATTGATGGACCTCATGTTCGGGGACCTGTATTCCGAACGTGCACTCGCGGCGGGCATTACCACGGAGAAGGCCGACCTCACACTTGCGTCGATGCTGTTCAAGATCATGCCCGAGTTCCAGATCCCGATCTACGAGAAGGTCGCCGAGCGGGACAAAGACCTGTACGACAGGCTCGAAAAGGTTGGTTTCAAGCTCGATTTCGGGGACGACGGGTCGGGGCTTGCCATGAAGTTCCTGCGTCGAGGTTCGGGCTATTACATCGATGTCGGGGCGTCGGATCTGGTCGCCGACGGCAGTATCCGCCTCGCGTCGGGTCAGGTGGAGCGGCTGACCGAGGATGCGGTGGTGCTCGCCGACGGCACCGAGTTGCCGGCCGATCTGGTCGTCTACGCCACCGGCTACCGCTCGATGAGCGGCCGGGTGGCCGACCTGATGGGCCAAGAAGTGGCCGACAAGGTCGGCAAGTGTTGGGGCCTCGGTTCGGCCACCACCAAGGATCCGGGTCCGTGGGAGGGCGAGCTGCGCAACATGTGGAAGCCCACCCGGCAGGAAGGGCTGTGGTTCCAGTGCGGAAGCCTGTCTCAGGCGCGGCAGTACTCCCTCTACCTCGCGCTGCAGCTGAAGGCCAGGTACGAGGGCATCCCGACCCCGGTCTACGGGCTGCCGCAGGTGCATCACCTCAGCTGA
- a CDS encoding NAD(P)/FAD-dependent oxidoreductase → MTKSVLRPADPTIPTPRERVDSWLASFESALADRDIDRVAAMFAVDSFWRDLVAFTWNITTVEGRDGVTAMLRARLDGTDPLNFRAGEEPEEADGVTSALIEFETATGRGKGHLRLRGDQAWTLLTTMEELKGHEERRGTNRVNGAVPESGVGTRTWVEERALEERELGYSRQPYVLVIGGGQSGIALGARLRQLAVPAIVVDRHERPGDQWRKRYKSLCLHDPVWFDHLPYLPFPDNWPVFSPKDKIADWLEMYTKVMEIPYWGSTTCTSAKFDEESKEWTVVLNRAGENVVLHPKHLVLATGLQGRPRVPAFPGQDIFRGEQHHSSRHPGPDAYTGKRVVVIGAGNSAHDICQALYENGADVTMVQRSPMYVVRSETLMDLGFGDLYSERALAAGISTEKADLISASMPFKIMAQFQIPIYEKVAERDKDLHDRLEKVGFKLDFGDDGWGFATVYLRRGSGYHIDAGASDLVADGSIRLASGQVQRLTEDAVVLADGTELPADLVVYATGYGSMTGWVADLMGQEVADKVGKCWGLGFGTTEDPGPWEGELRNMWKPTRQEGLWFQCGGLAQARQYSVYLALQLKARHEKIPTPVYGLPEVHHLS, encoded by the coding sequence ATGACGAAGTCGGTTCTGCGGCCTGCGGATCCAACGATTCCGACACCTCGGGAACGTGTCGATTCGTGGTTGGCGAGCTTCGAGTCCGCTCTCGCTGATCGTGACATCGACCGTGTCGCAGCGATGTTCGCGGTGGACAGTTTCTGGCGTGACCTGGTGGCGTTCACCTGGAATATCACGACGGTCGAGGGCCGGGACGGTGTCACGGCGATGTTGCGGGCACGGTTGGATGGCACCGATCCGTTGAACTTCCGTGCCGGCGAGGAGCCGGAGGAGGCCGATGGTGTCACGTCCGCGTTGATCGAGTTCGAGACGGCGACCGGACGGGGCAAGGGGCACTTGCGGCTCAGGGGTGATCAGGCGTGGACGCTGCTGACCACGATGGAGGAGTTGAAGGGTCACGAGGAGCGGCGCGGGACGAATCGTGTCAACGGTGCGGTACCCGAGTCGGGTGTGGGTACCCGGACCTGGGTGGAGGAGCGCGCGCTCGAGGAGCGGGAACTCGGTTACAGCCGCCAGCCGTACGTGTTGGTGATCGGTGGTGGCCAAAGCGGGATCGCGTTGGGTGCGCGGTTGCGTCAGCTTGCTGTTCCGGCGATCGTGGTCGATCGGCACGAACGGCCGGGTGATCAGTGGCGGAAGCGGTACAAGTCGCTGTGCCTGCATGATCCGGTGTGGTTCGATCACCTTCCTTATCTGCCCTTTCCGGACAATTGGCCGGTGTTCTCGCCGAAGGACAAGATCGCCGACTGGCTCGAGATGTACACGAAGGTGATGGAGATCCCGTACTGGGGATCGACCACCTGCACGTCGGCGAAGTTCGACGAGGAATCGAAGGAGTGGACCGTCGTCCTGAACCGCGCCGGCGAGAACGTGGTGCTGCACCCGAAGCACCTGGTGCTCGCGACCGGACTGCAGGGCAGGCCCCGTGTCCCCGCATTCCCCGGGCAGGACATCTTTCGCGGCGAGCAGCACCATTCGAGCCGACATCCGGGGCCGGACGCCTACACCGGTAAGCGTGTCGTGGTGATCGGCGCAGGTAACTCGGCCCACGACATCTGCCAGGCGTTGTATGAGAACGGTGCTGACGTGACGATGGTGCAGCGTTCGCCCATGTATGTGGTGAGGTCGGAGACGCTGATGGATCTAGGATTCGGGGATCTGTATTCCGAGCGTGCGCTGGCGGCGGGAATTAGCACGGAGAAGGCAGATCTCATCTCGGCGTCGATGCCCTTCAAGATCATGGCCCAGTTCCAGATCCCGATCTACGAGAAGGTCGCCGAGCGGGACAAAGACCTGCACGACCGGCTCGAAAAGGTGGGGTTCAAGCTCGATTTCGGGGACGACGGGTGGGGGTTCGCCACGGTGTACCTGCGTCGCGGCTCGGGCTATCACATCGACGCCGGGGCGTCCGATTTGGTCGCGGACGGCAGCATCCGCCTCGCATCGGGTCAGGTGCAGCGTCTGACCGAGGACGCGGTGGTGCTCGCCGACGGCACCGAGTTGCCGGCCGATCTGGTCGTCTATGCCACCGGCTACGGTTCGATGACCGGCTGGGTGGCCGACCTGATGGGCCAGGAAGTGGCCGACAAGGTCGGAAAGTGTTGGGGCCTCGGCTTCGGCACCACCGAGGATCCTGGCCCGTGGGAGGGCGAGCTGCGCAACATGTGGAAGCCCACCCGGCAAGAAGGGCTGTGGTTCCAGTGCGGAGGTCTGGCTCAGGCGCGGCAGTACTCCGTGTACCTCGCCCTGCAGTTGAAGGCCAGGCACGAGAAGATTCCGACCCCCGTCTACGGGCTACCGGAGGTCCATCACCTCAGCTGA